Proteins encoded together in one Labeo rohita strain BAU-BD-2019 chromosome 21, IGBB_LRoh.1.0, whole genome shotgun sequence window:
- the LOC127152034 gene encoding uncharacterized protein LOC127152034, translated as MMRLVLFLSLFGELANADFSVSLRVMTLSDRTDLTCCHLNQSTCIFYADSRNISQQNSSCCKLTISGEKLVRGKAEGKHRTTVIVRCEGEDYNKSQNVTITVWRISLSGKYILVLLLILGSLILLSLLLSIIICIIYLIKKQGNSGKFYPVSYRTEVMDTDNQDANSGTVEVQDEKTEITDDELLYATVNHSGAGENSAPVVKFESGTDYATVVVH; from the exons ATGATGCGGCTGGTTTTATTCT TGAGTCTTTTTGGTGAATTAGCAAATGCAG ATTTCAGTGTTAGTCTTAGGGTGATGACTCTCAGCGATCGGACGGATCTGACATGCTGTCATTTGAACCAGTCTACGTGTATTTTCTACGCTGATTCAAGAAACATTAGCCAACAAAATTCCTCCTGCTGTAAACTTACCATCAGTGGAGAGAAACTGGTACGGGGAAAAGCTGAAGGGAAGCATCGAACGACAGTTATCGTCCGCTGTGAGGGCGAAGATTACAACAAAAGCCAAAATGTCACCATTACAGTGTGGAGGATAT CTCTTTCTGGGAAATACATTCTTGTTTTACTGCTTATCCTGGGGTCGCTGATTCTGCTCTCTTTGCTCTTGTCCATCATCATATGTATtatctatttgatcaaaaaacaag gtAATAGTGGAAAGTTTTATCCAGTGAG tTACAGAACTGAAGTAATGGACACTG acaACCAAGATGCAAATTCTGGTACTGTTGAAGTACAGGATGAGAAAACAGAG ataacAGACGATGAGCTATTATATGCcactgtgaatcattcaggtgcTGGTGAAAACTCTGCTCCTGTAGTGAAGTTTGAATCAGGAACTGACTACGCCACAGTGGTCGTACACTGA